The Mycobacterium seoulense genome has a window encoding:
- a CDS encoding dynamin family protein has translation MTQPDDPRRVNVIVELIDHTSTIAGLNGRGDLSQRLAWARERITDPHIRVVIAGQLKQGKSQLLNSLLNMPVARVGDDEATVLVTVVAYGDPPSARIVLAGPNGEPETAELPVAELQTDLRQAPQAAGRDVLRVEVGAPSPMLQGGLTFIDTPGVGGHGQPHLSATLGLLPDADAILMVSDTSQELTEPEMRFVQQAYQICSVGVLLATKTDLYPHWREIVNANIGHLQRARVPMPVLPVSSLLRSHAITLNDKELNDESNFPAIVKFLSEDVLGRRKDQLRDQVLDEIRSAAEHLTLAVRSELAALSDADVGGRLTEDLEQRKREAEDALQQTALWQQLLNDGITDLTGDVDHDLRARFREITEHAERVIDSCDPTRHWAEIGVDVENAVATAVGDNFVWAYQRAKALAQEVARVFVEAGLGAVAMPELSAHAMGAEFGQLKSLARLESKPMGKGHKVVTGMRGSYGGMVMVGMLSSVAGLGLFNPLSVGAGLVMGRMAYKEDRENRLLRARNEAKTNLRRFVDDVSFVVGKESRDRLKTIQRQLRDHYRGIANQATRSLNESLQATIAAARLEETERDNRIRELERQLNILTQVTDNVDKLAPQVTRV, from the coding sequence GTGACCCAGCCCGATGACCCGCGCCGGGTCAACGTGATCGTCGAACTGATCGATCACACCAGCACGATCGCCGGCCTCAACGGCCGCGGCGACCTGAGCCAGCGGCTCGCGTGGGCCCGCGAACGCATCACCGACCCCCACATCCGGGTGGTGATCGCCGGCCAGCTCAAGCAGGGCAAAAGCCAGCTGCTCAACTCGCTGCTCAACATGCCCGTCGCGCGCGTCGGTGACGACGAGGCCACGGTGCTGGTCACCGTCGTCGCCTACGGCGACCCGCCGTCGGCTCGGATCGTCCTGGCGGGCCCCAACGGCGAACCGGAAACCGCTGAGCTCCCGGTCGCCGAGCTGCAAACGGACCTGCGTCAGGCTCCGCAGGCCGCCGGCCGCGACGTGCTCCGGGTGGAGGTCGGCGCGCCCAGCCCGATGCTGCAAGGGGGGCTCACCTTCATCGACACACCCGGTGTGGGCGGTCACGGTCAGCCGCACCTGTCGGCGACGCTGGGATTATTACCCGATGCCGACGCGATCCTGATGGTCAGCGACACCAGCCAGGAATTGACCGAGCCGGAAATGCGGTTCGTGCAGCAGGCCTATCAAATTTGTTCGGTCGGGGTGCTGCTGGCCACCAAGACCGACCTGTATCCGCATTGGCGCGAGATCGTCAACGCCAACATCGGACACCTGCAGCGCGCCCGGGTACCGATGCCGGTGCTTCCGGTGTCGTCGCTGTTGCGCAGCCACGCCATCACGCTCAACGACAAGGAACTCAACGACGAGTCCAACTTCCCGGCGATCGTCAAGTTCCTCAGTGAGGACGTGCTGGGCCGCCGCAAGGACCAGCTCCGAGACCAGGTTCTGGATGAAATCCGCTCGGCGGCAGAGCATTTGACGCTCGCGGTGCGCTCTGAGCTGGCCGCGCTCAGCGACGCCGACGTCGGTGGGCGGCTCACCGAGGACCTGGAACAACGCAAACGCGAGGCCGAGGACGCGCTGCAGCAGACGGCGTTGTGGCAGCAGTTGCTCAACGACGGGATCACCGACCTGACCGGCGACGTGGACCACGATCTGCGGGCACGCTTCCGGGAAATCACCGAGCACGCCGAGCGGGTGATCGACTCGTGCGACCCGACCCGGCACTGGGCCGAGATCGGGGTGGACGTGGAGAACGCCGTCGCCACCGCCGTCGGCGACAATTTCGTCTGGGCCTACCAGCGCGCCAAAGCCCTTGCCCAGGAAGTGGCCCGCGTGTTCGTCGAGGCGGGGCTGGGCGCGGTCGCCATGCCCGAGCTCAGCGCGCACGCCATGGGTGCGGAGTTCGGTCAGCTCAAGTCGCTGGCCCGGCTGGAGTCCAAGCCCATGGGCAAAGGCCACAAGGTGGTGACGGGGATGCGCGGCTCCTACGGCGGCATGGTGATGGTCGGCATGTTGTCCTCGGTCGCCGGGCTGGGTCTGTTCAACCCGCTGTCGGTGGGGGCCGGGCTGGTGATGGGCCGCATGGCATACAAGGAAGACAGGGAGAACCGGCTGCTGCGGGCCCGCAACGAGGCCAAAACCAACCTGCGGCGTTTCGTCGACGATGTGTCCTTCGTGGTCGGCAAGGAGTCGCGCGACCGGCTCAAGACGATCCAACGTCAACTGCGCGACCATTACCGCGGCATCGCCAACCAGGCCACCCGCTCGCTCAACGAATCGCTGCAGGCGACCATCGCCGCCGCGCGGTTAGAGGAAACCGAGCGTGACAACCGAATCCGGGAGCTGGAGCGGCAGTTGAACATCCTGACCCAGGTCACCGACAACGTCGATAAGCTCGCGCCCCAGGTGACACGGGTGTGA
- a CDS encoding Rv0340 family IniB-related protein — protein sequence MANALLDFVMSLVRDPQAAARYAADPAQAIAEAHLTGVTSADVNHLIPMVSDSLSMSTPGGTGGTTEHGNVWASGAATAAFDAFPAHAPVQDSGGTDGHGLTGHVIDHPPVGGGGEAPGAWTDPNPAPLELHDPSATIAAPDEMPDQPVHDGGFGMDGPVGWDHSVADSHPVENEHHGFDPHFG from the coding sequence ATGGCAAATGCATTGCTTGACTTTGTGATGTCACTTGTGCGCGACCCGCAAGCCGCCGCGCGCTACGCGGCAGATCCCGCACAAGCGATCGCCGAGGCTCACCTGACCGGTGTCACCAGCGCCGATGTGAATCATTTGATCCCGATGGTGTCGGATTCGCTGTCGATGTCCACTCCGGGCGGTACCGGCGGCACCACCGAGCACGGCAATGTGTGGGCGAGCGGGGCGGCCACGGCCGCGTTCGACGCGTTCCCGGCGCATGCGCCGGTCCAAGATTCGGGGGGAACCGACGGGCACGGCCTGACCGGACACGTCATCGATCACCCGCCGGTCGGCGGCGGCGGCGAGGCCCCGGGGGCTTGGACAGATCCCAATCCGGCGCCACTCGAGCTGCATGATCCTTCGGCGACGATCGCTGCGCCCGACGAAATGCCTGATCAGCCAGTCCACGACGGCGGATTCGGGATGGACGGCCCGGTAGGATGGGATCACTCCGTGGCCGACAGCCACCCCGTCGAGAATGAGCATCACGGATTCGACCCACACTTCGGGTGA
- the iniR gene encoding isoniazid response ATPase/transcriptional regulator IniR — protein sequence MASPDITASAEVLPPDARRIINALADGAQTPVKVLVSGGIGTGKTTVLAAVRDALRGAGITVLTRSPRDGDRPDAAVVIDDAQLLPDAELLALVERIADPAATIVVAAEPCEQHTTLRTLATALERERPRLALGPRPVADHFLDSTAGLPFLVRAVAEAAQDPMQAAKFALIDRLRRLDEPTLDTLLITSLSHGLGTADVAAALDIPATQALLLVDRARASGLIEPSHSPGFLQSVHDAVAQLVGNAHHHQVEAALLRSQLAMSTLSSDLALRLAEHGLRDPDLASILRREATRARGRSGRAARLYRAAADAGAEGLSCRLADALALTGDCAGAAALADDLLGSADLAERAAAVRVAASAAAHDGNAGQAAELFGWLGPYPDAVVSAAGAITLAATGDLTAAHAALQVPGQGPPTAAARAARGLAEGLLRSMKEPYPVAVAKLGQAIAVGGSMGEVIPDSPAALVTLAALHGGDSVRARSVIGRAAVRADGDGFFGRRHLLLLGWTKMRDGQLASAGADADAACSGAATDLHRRDALWAATLRTAIARRSGDTGALHKHWYAAMEVLAEYSIDLFTLLPLGELWVAAARMRQVARLRHHLDLAFGLLDSLGNPVLWSVPLHWAGVHAGILTGSPESVAPHGQALTAAASQSVFAQALASTGRTWLRVLAGDVDADEVTMGARSLAQFGLTWDATRLAGQAALQTPDGRVSGDMLQLARDLKLVAAVEETPDDEPGSDAPKTTRQAPSASPLSAREREVAELLLLGLPYRDIGRQLFISAKTVEHHVARIRRRLGAGSRSEMLSMLRAISAP from the coding sequence GTGGCCAGTCCGGACATTACGGCTTCCGCCGAGGTCCTCCCCCCCGACGCGCGTCGCATCATCAACGCGCTGGCGGACGGCGCGCAGACCCCGGTCAAGGTTCTGGTCAGCGGGGGAATCGGTACGGGAAAGACCACCGTCCTCGCCGCCGTTCGGGATGCCTTGCGCGGTGCCGGGATAACGGTGCTGACGCGGTCTCCGCGCGACGGGGACCGACCCGACGCGGCGGTTGTCATCGATGACGCGCAACTGTTGCCCGACGCCGAGCTGCTGGCGCTCGTTGAGCGCATCGCTGATCCCGCGGCGACGATCGTGGTGGCCGCCGAACCTTGCGAGCAACACACCACGCTGCGGACGCTGGCCACGGCCCTCGAACGGGAGCGGCCCCGCCTAGCGTTGGGTCCGCGGCCGGTCGCCGACCACTTCCTGGACAGCACGGCGGGGCTGCCGTTCTTGGTGCGGGCAGTGGCCGAGGCCGCGCAGGACCCGATGCAGGCGGCCAAGTTCGCATTGATCGACCGGCTGCGCCGCCTCGACGAGCCGACGCTGGACACGCTGCTCATCACGTCGTTGAGCCACGGTTTGGGCACCGCCGATGTCGCTGCGGCACTGGACATCCCGGCGACGCAAGCGCTGCTGCTTGTCGACCGCGCGCGCGCAAGCGGGCTAATCGAGCCATCGCACAGCCCGGGCTTCCTCCAATCGGTGCACGACGCCGTTGCCCAGCTCGTCGGCAACGCGCATCACCACCAGGTCGAGGCCGCACTGTTGCGTTCCCAGCTCGCCATGTCCACGTTGTCATCAGACCTCGCGCTGCGTCTCGCCGAACACGGACTGCGAGACCCCGATCTGGCGAGCATCCTGCGCCGTGAGGCGACGCGGGCTCGCGGCCGGTCGGGCCGAGCCGCCCGGCTGTACCGCGCGGCGGCCGACGCCGGCGCCGAAGGGTTGTCGTGCCGGCTGGCCGACGCGCTGGCCCTGACCGGAGACTGCGCAGGCGCGGCGGCCCTGGCCGACGACTTGCTCGGTTCGGCGGACCTTGCCGAACGTGCCGCCGCGGTGCGGGTTGCGGCCAGCGCCGCCGCCCACGACGGCAATGCGGGGCAGGCGGCGGAGTTGTTCGGCTGGCTGGGACCCTATCCGGACGCGGTGGTCAGCGCCGCCGGCGCGATCACACTGGCCGCGACGGGAGACCTCACGGCGGCGCACGCGGCGCTGCAGGTCCCGGGACAGGGGCCGCCGACGGCCGCCGCACGCGCCGCGCGCGGCCTCGCCGAAGGCCTGCTGAGGAGTATGAAAGAGCCGTACCCGGTGGCGGTGGCGAAGCTCGGCCAGGCGATCGCCGTGGGCGGGTCGATGGGTGAAGTGATCCCCGACAGCCCGGCCGCATTGGTCACGCTGGCCGCGTTGCACGGCGGCGATTCGGTGCGGGCGCGCAGCGTCATCGGTCGCGCTGCCGTCCGCGCCGACGGCGACGGGTTCTTCGGGCGTCGGCACCTGCTGCTGCTCGGCTGGACGAAGATGCGCGACGGCCAGCTCGCGTCGGCCGGCGCCGACGCCGACGCCGCCTGCTCGGGTGCGGCCACCGACCTGCATCGGCGCGACGCATTATGGGCGGCGACGCTGCGTACCGCGATCGCGCGTCGCAGCGGCGACACCGGCGCGCTGCACAAGCATTGGTATGCGGCGATGGAGGTGCTCGCCGAGTACTCCATCGACTTGTTCACCCTGCTGCCCTTGGGTGAATTGTGGGTCGCCGCGGCAAGGATGCGCCAGGTGGCCCGGCTGCGCCACCACCTTGATCTGGCGTTCGGTTTGTTGGACTCGCTGGGCAACCCGGTCTTATGGTCGGTGCCACTGCACTGGGCGGGCGTGCACGCCGGAATCTTGACCGGTTCACCCGAATCCGTTGCCCCGCACGGGCAGGCCCTCACCGCGGCGGCATCCCAGAGTGTCTTCGCCCAGGCGCTGGCGAGCACCGGTCGCACCTGGCTGCGGGTGCTCGCCGGCGATGTCGACGCCGACGAGGTGACCATGGGCGCCCGCTCGCTGGCCCAATTCGGTTTGACCTGGGATGCGACGCGCCTTGCCGGTCAGGCCGCGCTGCAGACGCCGGATGGCCGGGTATCGGGGGACATGTTGCAGCTCGCCCGTGACCTCAAGCTGGTCGCGGCGGTGGAGGAAACACCCGACGACGAGCCCGGGTCTGACGCTCCGAAAACGACCCGACAGGCGCCGTCGGCCTCGCCGTTGTCCGCGCGCGAACGCGAAGTCGCCGAGCTGCTCCTCTTGGGCTTGCCGTACCGCGACATTGGCCGTCAGCTGTTCATCTCGGCCAAGACCGTCGAACACCATGTGGCGCGGATACGCCGCCGGCTCGGCGCCGGCTCGCGTTCCGAGATGTTGTCGATGCTGCGCGCAATATCGGCTCCGTAG
- the dcd gene encoding dCTP deaminase, with product MLLSDRDLRAEITAGRLGIDPYDDTLVQPSSIDVRLDCMFRVFNNTRYTHIDPAKQQDELTTLVEPVDGEPFVLHPGEFVLGSTLELFTLPEDLAGRLEGKSSLGRLGLLTHSTAGFIDPGFSGHITLELSNVANLPITLWPGMKIGQLCILRLTSPAEHPYGSSQVGSKYQGQRGPTPSRSYQNFIRTT from the coding sequence GTGCTGCTCTCCGATCGTGACCTCAGGGCCGAAATCACCGCCGGCCGGCTGGGCATCGACCCCTACGACGACACCCTGGTGCAGCCGTCCAGCATCGACGTCCGCCTCGACTGCATGTTCCGGGTGTTCAACAACACCCGCTACACCCACATCGACCCGGCCAAGCAGCAGGACGAGCTCACGACGCTGGTCGAACCCGTCGACGGGGAGCCCTTCGTCCTGCACCCGGGGGAGTTCGTGCTCGGCTCCACGCTGGAGCTGTTCACCCTGCCCGAGGACCTCGCGGGCCGGCTGGAAGGCAAGTCGTCGCTGGGCCGGCTGGGGCTGCTGACGCACTCGACGGCCGGGTTCATCGATCCCGGCTTCAGCGGCCACATCACGCTGGAGCTGTCCAACGTCGCCAACCTGCCGATCACGCTGTGGCCCGGCATGAAGATCGGCCAGCTGTGCATCCTGCGGCTGACCAGCCCGGCCGAACATCCTTACGGCAGTTCGCAAGTAGGTTCGAAGTACCAGGGCCAGCGCGGACCCACGCCGTCGCGCTCCTATCAGAACTTCATAAGGACTACATAG
- a CDS encoding DUF7159 family protein → MLGVSMAPASIQMVVLEGQYADGATVEEEVFDVAAAAEAPTASAPDQVLAAILGTREGAADAGLEVSSIGVTWTDQFEAAALRDALAAHRVEHVMLVSAFLAATALAQNVGGAMGYERTAVMFVEPDTATLAVVETSDGSIPDIYKQPIYAESYDQAAAQLGGMIAGLQKLEAAPDGVLVVGSGVDVAPLKPALQTATSLAVSVPEEPETALARGAALASANAPLFASSTAALAYAQDPGTGAVDQHSLPEYLYVPFGPEAGDDELAYSAVPDEDADSPTVVIEKLFMPDESQPRRRPALLIGSGLAVAGISAVLALEIALAIGIRTTGTIALQPTPGQHLIVPTQEPPAPVEASAPAAKLNVPEPVAAPKPMTPQFAAPLPAAPPPAAPPIPAAPVPAAPVVPVPVVVPPIVPVILPPVRVPVPNPIVSPPVIQAPPRVSPPQPVLPQPPVHVPEPPQTGGTVPQSPPHQTPPGGTGTSTGGHVPPPGSGTGGSTGGHVPPPGSGTGGSTGGHEPAPGSGPGGLGGGHVSPPGSGTGGSSGGHEPAPGSGAGGLGGGHVSTPGSPPGSGPGGLGSGHVSPPGAGPGGLGGGHLPSPGSGGGAPSGPGGLFGGGGHGGGPGGLFGGGGFGAPGGGGGFGGGHTGGGLGGGGLGGGGLGGGGGFGGGHSGGGLGGGGLGGGGGHSGGGGGGGGHK, encoded by the coding sequence GTGCTCGGGGTGTCGATGGCACCGGCGTCGATCCAAATGGTCGTCCTCGAAGGCCAATACGCCGACGGCGCCACCGTCGAAGAGGAAGTGTTCGACGTCGCCGCCGCCGCCGAAGCGCCCACCGCGAGCGCACCCGACCAGGTGCTCGCCGCCATCCTGGGGACCCGCGAGGGCGCGGCCGACGCCGGACTCGAGGTGTCGTCCATCGGCGTGACGTGGACCGACCAGTTCGAAGCGGCGGCGTTGCGCGACGCACTGGCCGCGCACCGGGTCGAGCACGTGATGCTGGTGTCGGCCTTCCTCGCCGCGACCGCACTGGCCCAAAATGTCGGCGGAGCAATGGGTTACGAGCGAACCGCCGTGATGTTCGTGGAGCCCGACACCGCGACGCTGGCGGTTGTCGAGACCTCCGACGGGTCCATCCCCGACATCTACAAACAACCGATCTACGCCGAGTCGTACGACCAGGCCGCCGCGCAACTCGGCGGCATGATCGCCGGGCTGCAGAAGCTGGAAGCGGCGCCGGACGGCGTGCTGGTGGTCGGCTCGGGCGTCGACGTCGCCCCGCTGAAACCGGCGCTGCAGACCGCGACCTCGCTGGCGGTCAGCGTGCCGGAGGAGCCGGAGACGGCGCTGGCCCGCGGCGCCGCCCTGGCGTCGGCCAACGCGCCGCTGTTCGCCTCGTCGACCGCCGCGCTGGCCTACGCCCAGGACCCGGGCACCGGTGCCGTCGACCAGCACTCGCTGCCCGAATACCTGTACGTGCCTTTCGGGCCGGAGGCCGGCGACGACGAGCTCGCCTACAGCGCGGTGCCCGACGAGGACGCCGATTCGCCGACCGTCGTCATCGAAAAGCTCTTCATGCCGGACGAAAGCCAACCGCGGCGCAGGCCGGCCCTGCTGATCGGGAGCGGGCTGGCGGTCGCCGGCATCAGCGCGGTGCTGGCGCTCGAGATCGCGCTGGCGATCGGCATCCGCACGACCGGCACGATCGCCTTGCAGCCCACCCCGGGACAACACCTGATCGTCCCGACGCAGGAGCCGCCGGCGCCCGTCGAGGCGTCGGCCCCGGCGGCGAAGCTCAACGTGCCGGAGCCGGTGGCGGCGCCCAAGCCGATGACTCCGCAGTTCGCCGCGCCGCTGCCTGCGGCCCCTCCGCCCGCGGCGCCTCCCATCCCCGCGGCGCCGGTCCCGGCGGCTCCGGTGGTGCCGGTTCCCGTCGTGGTCCCGCCGATCGTGCCGGTGATTTTGCCGCCGGTCCGCGTCCCGGTTCCCAACCCGATCGTGAGCCCGCCGGTCATCCAGGCTCCGCCGCGCGTGTCGCCCCCGCAGCCGGTGCTGCCCCAACCGCCGGTCCACGTTCCCGAGCCGCCACAGACCGGTGGCACGGTCCCGCAGTCGCCACCCCACCAGACGCCTCCCGGGGGTACCGGCACCTCCACCGGAGGACATGTTCCGCCGCCCGGTTCGGGTACCGGCGGCTCGACTGGCGGGCATGTTCCGCCGCCCGGTTCGGGCACGGGCGGCTCCACCGGCGGCCACGAGCCCGCCCCCGGTTCGGGTCCTGGCGGCCTCGGCGGTGGGCATGTGTCACCTCCGGGTTCGGGCACCGGCGGCTCCAGTGGCGGGCACGAGCCGGCACCCGGTTCGGGCGCTGGCGGCCTCGGCGGCGGCCACGTGTCGACGCCGGGTTCGCCCCCGGGCTCGGGCCCCGGTGGCCTGGGTAGCGGCCACGTGTCGCCCCCGGGTGCGGGGCCGGGCGGATTGGGCGGCGGGCACCTTCCGTCTCCCGGTTCGGGCGGCGGCGCGCCCAGCGGTCCCGGTGGCCTGTTCGGCGGTGGCGGCCATGGCGGCGGACCCGGTGGCCTGTTCGGCGGTGGCGGCTTCGGCGCCCCCGGTGGTGGCGGCGGGTTCGGCGGTGGCCACACCGGCGGCGGCCTGGGCGGCGGCGGCCTGGGTGGCGGCGGCCTGGGTGGCGGCGGTGGGTTCGGCGGTGGCCACAGCGGCGGCGGCCTGGGTGGCGGCGGCCTGGGTGGTGGCGGCGGCCACAGCGGCGGCGGTGGCGGTGGCGGCGGGCACAAATAG
- a CDS encoding DUF7159 family protein, translating to MDVVLGVSMAPETVRMVLVEGEAAGGVTVDQDGFHLTDQTTAVAAADRVVSAILGTRESAAQGGYQLTSSGVTWTDAAEAAALRKALAERKIENVKLVSAVMAAAALAQAAGSATNCARTALLFVEPATATLAVVDTADGSVADVRRHPLPSSDEAALAKLAAMASDAESMRARPDGLFLVGSDVDIPYLKPALEAATSLSVTTPEEPEMALARGASLAAANARLGAPSTIAMPYAGDPSADRRELAYSAESDSGKARATGAEREAAAHTDEQRSRKAVLAVVAATLVFVGGVVALAVALAVDIRPHAHQRPDITQNVVAPGNQAPPPPSVIPPPPASAPPAPAPASPQPGPAPSHGEQWDDWLHRHLGEHGIPVP from the coding sequence GTGGACGTCGTACTTGGCGTGTCCATGGCGCCTGAGACGGTCCGCATGGTGCTGGTCGAAGGCGAGGCCGCCGGCGGGGTGACCGTAGATCAGGACGGTTTTCACCTCACCGATCAGACGACCGCGGTCGCCGCGGCCGATCGCGTCGTCTCCGCGATTCTCGGCACCCGGGAGAGCGCGGCCCAGGGCGGCTATCAGCTGACATCAAGCGGAGTGACCTGGACCGATGCCGCCGAGGCGGCCGCGCTGCGAAAGGCGTTGGCGGAACGCAAGATCGAGAACGTCAAGCTGGTGTCGGCGGTCATGGCCGCAGCGGCGCTGGCGCAGGCGGCGGGCAGCGCGACCAATTGCGCGCGCACCGCACTGCTGTTCGTCGAACCCGCCACCGCGACGCTGGCCGTCGTCGACACCGCGGACGGGTCGGTCGCCGACGTGCGCCGGCATCCGCTGCCCAGCAGCGACGAGGCGGCGCTGGCGAAGCTGGCCGCGATGGCCTCGGACGCCGAATCGATGCGGGCGCGCCCGGACGGACTGTTCCTCGTGGGTTCGGACGTCGACATCCCCTACCTCAAGCCGGCGCTCGAGGCGGCGACCTCGCTGTCGGTCACCACGCCCGAGGAGCCCGAGATGGCCCTGGCGCGGGGCGCCTCACTCGCGGCGGCCAACGCGCGGCTGGGGGCGCCGTCGACGATCGCGATGCCCTACGCCGGGGACCCCTCGGCGGACCGGCGCGAGCTGGCCTACAGCGCCGAATCGGACAGCGGGAAGGCCCGGGCGACCGGGGCCGAACGCGAGGCCGCCGCCCACACGGACGAGCAGCGCAGCCGGAAAGCGGTGCTGGCCGTCGTCGCCGCCACCCTGGTGTTCGTCGGCGGTGTCGTCGCACTGGCCGTGGCGCTGGCCGTCGACATCCGGCCCCACGCGCACCAGCGCCCCGACATCACCCAAAACGTCGTCGCCCCGGGCAACCAGGCGCCCCCGCCGCCGTCGGTGATCCCGCCGCCCCCGGCGTCCGCCCCGCCGGCGCCCGCCCCGGCGTCCCCCCAACCGGGGCCCGCCCCCTCCCACGGCGAGCAATGGGACGACTGGCTGCACCGGCACCTGGGGGAACACGGCATCCCGGTCCCGTAG
- a CDS encoding DUF7159 family protein, giving the protein MDTVLGVSMAPTAVRMVLVEGQNGEGATVDEDNFDVPPEDDAATLNAANQVVSAILGTRQGAAEGGYQLASTGVTFTDPIEAAALRDALAAHKVENVMLVSAFLAAAALAQAVGSQTNYAQTALLYIEPDTATLAVVNSADGSVADVRRQPLPADDEAAVAQLAAMVSQAETLETRPDGVFVVGSGIDIPLIKPALEAATSLPLSAPEEPETALARGAALASAHAPLFSSSTAALAYAQDPGTGAINPFALAPGYFDTPGTLGRDALAYSAVPDDIDGPYTGAHTGATALVDAGYPERRSFRLVGSIVAGVFVIGVVALVVSLAIAIRPTANVRPSPNQNVVAPTRAAPAPAAPAPAEAPAPAAPAPAPQAPAPAPEAQVPAPAPAPAAPAPVLVPEAPAPAPIPAAPAPAPPPAVAPIPVPIPLPIPGIGGPVIGGPPGGGFGPREGGDDGPRGGGGFPGIPGFGGGHGGFGGGHGFGRH; this is encoded by the coding sequence TTGGACACCGTACTTGGCGTGTCAATGGCGCCGACGGCGGTCCGGATGGTGCTGGTCGAAGGCCAAAACGGCGAAGGCGCCACCGTTGACGAAGACAATTTCGACGTTCCGCCCGAAGACGACGCCGCAACGCTCAACGCGGCCAACCAGGTAGTGTCCGCGATCCTGGGCACACGTCAGGGCGCGGCCGAGGGCGGCTACCAGCTGGCCTCGACCGGCGTCACCTTCACCGACCCGATCGAGGCCGCCGCGCTGCGCGATGCGCTGGCCGCCCACAAGGTCGAGAACGTGATGTTGGTCTCGGCATTCCTCGCCGCGGCCGCCCTGGCGCAAGCGGTGGGCAGCCAGACCAACTACGCGCAGACGGCGCTGCTGTACATCGAGCCCGACACGGCGACCCTGGCGGTGGTCAACAGCGCCGACGGCTCGGTCGCCGACGTCCGCCGGCAGCCGCTGCCGGCCGACGACGAGGCCGCGGTGGCCCAGCTGGCCGCGATGGTGTCGCAGGCAGAGACGCTCGAGACCCGCCCCGACGGCGTGTTCGTCGTCGGCTCCGGCATCGACATCCCCCTGATCAAACCCGCGCTGGAGGCGGCGACCTCGCTGCCGTTGTCGGCCCCCGAGGAGCCCGAGACGGCGCTGGCCCGGGGCGCGGCGCTGGCCTCGGCGCATGCCCCGCTGTTCTCGTCGTCCACCGCGGCGCTGGCCTATGCCCAAGACCCGGGCACCGGAGCCATCAACCCGTTCGCGTTGGCGCCCGGCTACTTCGACACCCCGGGAACCTTGGGCAGGGACGCGCTCGCCTACAGCGCCGTGCCCGACGACATCGACGGCCCCTACACCGGTGCGCACACCGGCGCCACCGCGCTGGTCGACGCGGGCTATCCCGAGCGCCGCTCGTTCCGGCTGGTGGGCAGCATCGTGGCGGGCGTCTTCGTCATCGGTGTGGTGGCGCTGGTCGTCTCCCTGGCGATCGCCATCCGGCCGACCGCCAACGTCCGGCCCAGCCCGAACCAGAACGTCGTCGCGCCCACCCGGGCCGCGCCGGCCCCAGCGGCCCCCGCGCCGGCCGAAGCGCCGGCACCGGCAGCCCCGGCTCCCGCCCCACAGGCCCCGGCGCCCGCGCCCGAGGCCCAAGTGCCCGCCCCGGCCCCGGCCCCGGCGGCCCCCGCTCCCGTCCTGGTTCCCGAGGCCCCGGCGCCCGCACCGATCCCGGCCGCGCCGGCTCCCGCACCGCCACCGGCGGTGGCCCCCATTCCGGTTCCGATCCCGCTGCCGATACCCGGCATCGGCGGGCCGGTCATCGGTGGGCCGCCCGGCGGCGGCTTCGGGCCACGAGAAGGCGGCGACGACGGGCCGCGTGGCGGCGGCGGGTTCCCCGGAATCCCGGGCTTCGGCGGCGGCCACGGCGGCTTCGGCGGTGGTCACGGCTTCGGCCGCCACTAG